Below is a window of Helicobacter sp. MIT 05-5293 DNA.
TTAGGAATCTGCTTGGGAATGCAGTTATTGTTTGATAGCAGTGAAGAGTTTGGCTTTCATCAAGGTTTGGGGTTGATTGAAGGCAAGGTCATAGGTTTTGATAAAGCACGAACACAGAATCTTAAAATCCCCCATATGGGTTGGAATCGTTGTATTCTTACACCTCAAGGTAAAGCTAGTGCTTTATTTGAGCAAACCAATGAGCCATATTTCTTTTATTTTGTGCATAGTTTTCACGCAAAGACACAAGAACAATATGTTTTGGCTTATTGTGAATATGGTTATACTTTTCCTGCTATTGTCAATAAAGAGAATATTTTTGGGATTCAAGCACACCCTGAAAAAAGCCATGATATGGGACTTAAACTATTAGAAAATTTTTTAAAATTATGAGATTCTATCATTTGATAAAAGTTTTCTAACAATAATAAAAATATTTAATTGATAAAAATTATTAATAAAGTGTTTGCTTTTGTGTTTCATAATATTTTTTCAAATTTAACAAAAAAGGATCGAATATGAAACATTCATTATTGACTTCTAGTGTAGGAAGACCTATTGGCGATAACCAAAATACACAAAGCGTAGGTGCAAGAGGACCATTACTCCTTCAAGACACATGGTTTTTGGAAAAATTAGCGCATTTTGACCGAGAACGTATTCCTGAACGCGTTGTGCATGCTAAAGGAAGCGGAGCTTATGGAGAACTTACAATCACTAATGACATTAGCTCTTATAGTTGCGCAAAGATTTTTGCTCAAGTAGGAAAGAAAATCCCTTTATTTATTCGATTTTCTACCGTTGCGGGTGAGCGAGGTTCGTCTGATAGCGAACGCGATCCACGCGGATTTGCAGTCAAGTTTTATACTGAAGAGGGAAATTGGGATTTGGTTGGCAATAACACACCGGTATTTTTTATCCGTGATCCTTTAAAATTCCCTGATTTTATTCACACACAAAAACGCGATCCACGCACAAATCTTAAGAATCCTACTGCACAATGGGATTTTTGGAGCTTAACTCCTGAAGCTTTGCATCAAATTACTACATTGATGAGTGATCGTGGGATACCTCGCACTTTTCGTCATATGCACGGATTTGGTAGTCATACTTTCAGCTTTATTAATGCAAAAAATGAGCGATTTTGGGTGAAATTTCACTTTAAAACAATGCAAGGAATTGAGAATCTTTCTGCTAAAGAAGCACAAAGATTAAGTGGAGAAGACCCAGATTCACATCAAAGAGATTTGTATGAGTCAATTCAAAAAGGTGATTTTCCAAAATGGCGATTCTGCGTGCAGATTATGCCTGAATCTGATGCTAAAACTTATCGATTCCACCCCTTTGATGTTACAAAAGTGTGGAGTCATAAGGATTATCCATTGATTGAAGTTGGTATCGTTGAGCTTAATAAAAATCCGGAAAATTATTTTGCCGAAGTAGAGCAAGCTGCTTTTAATCCTGCTAACATCATTCCGGGCATCGGTTATAGCCCCGATCGTTTGTTGCAAGGGCGATTATTTGCTTATGGCGATACACAAAGGTATCGTTTGGGTATCAATCACACTCAACTTCCTGTGAATGCTCCAAAATGTCCATTTGCGACCACGCATCGTGATGGTTTGATGCAAAATGGCGAAGCAGGCAGTAAATTAAACTACAATCCTAGCTCACTTCCGGGATATGCCGATGATGGAGCATTCAAAGAGCCTACACTTGATACGCATAAGTTTCAAGAAAGCTCAATGATTGCGCATTGGGATTATCGTGCTGATGATGCGGATTATTATACACAGCCGCGTGATTTGTATCATCTTATGAGTGAGAAACAAAAAGATGAACTATGCGAAAATATCGCCAATAGTATGGTAGGCGTGCCAAAAGACATTATTGATTTGGCGATTTCTCATTTCCGTAAGGTTGATGAAGATTATGCAAATAGAATCTTGAGATTCTCTAAGTAATATTAATATCGTTGTAGTTTCAAAGCTGCAATGATTTTCTTGATACAAAAACTTGGTAGGTTTTATGTCAAGAATAGTCTTTAATGGGTTTGTTATTTTAGGAAGATTATAATACAGCAAAGTATTTTTTTGCAAGAATAGATAAGGATACAAAATGATAGATTTGGCAATTATTGGTGGAGGTCCAGCTGGATTAAGTGCAGGACTATATGCGACAAGAGGCGGCATTAAAAATGTTGTTTTATTTGAAAAAGGTATGCCCGGTGGGCAAATCACAGGCAGCAGTGAGATTGAAAATTATCCGGGCGTGAAAGATATTGTAAGCGGTATGGAATTTATGGAACCATGGCAAGAGCAATGTTTTCGCTTTGGACTTACGCACAAAATGGCAGAAGTTAGTAAAATCAGCAAAAAAGATGATGTTTTTTATATTCATCAAGCTGATGGCAGTGTCGATGAAGCGAAAGCAGTGATTTTTGCTGCTGGTGGGAGACCTAAGCGTTCAGGTGTCAAAGGAGAAGATGAATATTGGGGTAAAGGTGTGAGCACTTGTGCGACTTGCGATGGATTCTTTTATAAAAATAAAGAAGTCGTTGTGCTTGGTGGCGGTGATACAGCTTTAGAAGAGGCTGTTTATCTAAGCAGAATTTGCTCTAAGGTTTATCTAGTGCATCGAAGAGATACATTTCGTGCCGCACCAAGCACGATTGAACATGTGAAACAAAATGATAAGATTGAGATCATTACTCCTGCAGTTGTAGAAGAAATTAAAGGCGATGCTTCAGGTGTGAATGCTATCGTGATCAAAAAAACCCAATCCGGAGAGATTCTCACGCTTAATGTGTTAGGGATTTTTATCTTTGTCGGATATGATGTGAATACAGGAATTTTAAAACAAGATGATGATTCAATGCTTTGTGAATGTGATGCTTATAATAGTATCAAGGTGGATTTATCAATGAAGACAAATATACCCGGTTTATTTGCTGCGGGTGATGTGCGTATCAATGCACCTAAACAAGTTGTTTGTGCAGCGGGCGATGGGGCTACTGCAGCTTTGCAAGCAATTGCATATCTCGAACATAAATAAGGATTAAAAATGCTAAAGGTTGGTGTTTTTGGAGCGACAGGACGTGTGGGTAAAATGCTTATCGAAGAGATTCTCAATCATCATAAACATTTTGCTTTATCAAGTGTTTATGTGCGTAATGAGCTTCATTATTCACTACCTTCTAGCACAATGGTTACAGATAGCTTGGAAGTATTGCTGCAGTCTAGTGATGTGGTGATTGACTTTTCCTCACCGCAAGCGACTAAATCTTTACTCGAACAAGCTCTTTTGCAACCCAAACCTATTGTGATTGGCACAACGGGGCTTGATTCTTCGATTTATCATTTGATCGAAGAAGCCTCTGTTAAAATGCCTGTTTTGTATGCGACCAATATGAGTAGAGGTGTGGCGATTCTTAATAAAATTGCCGCTTCAGTTGCTGCAATCCTTGAAGAAAGCGATATTGAAATCAGCGAGATTCATCATCGTTATAAGAAAGATTCTCCATCGGGCACAGCACTTACACTTGCGAAAAGCTGTGCAAAAGCTAGGGGACTAAATCTCGATAATATTCGTATCAGTGGTCGAGATGGCAATATTGGCGCGAGAAGTAAAGAAGAAATTGCGGTGATGAGTTTGCGCGGAGGAGATGTCGTAGGGAGACACACGGTGGGATTCTATCTCGATGGTGAATATTTGGAGCTTACGCATAATGCTACTTCTCGCCTTACTTTTGCTAAAGGCGCGTTAGAAGTGGCGAGTTGGTTGGCGCATCAAAAAAATGGTTTATATAGTATTGAAGACGCATTGGGATTACATTAAGAACTTTTTATGTTAGCTTTCTATACAATCACAATTATCTAAGACATAAGGCAAGGATAAATGGAAAGCTGGAATGAAGAGTGTGCTGTTGTAGGGGTATATAATGTCGATAACGCGAGCGTTTTAAGTTATTACGCTCTTTTTGCAATGCAACATCGTGGGCAAGAGGCGAGTGGCATTTCTGCTTCTAACGGAAGCAAAATCACAACAATCAAAAACAATGGATTGGTTACAAAAATTTTCACTGATCGGCGATTAGCAAAATTACAGGGACGCTCGGCTATTGGGCATAATCGTTATTCTACTGCAGGCGAAGATTCTATCAATGATGCACAACCTATATTTGCACGATATGATTTGGGTGAAATTGCCATTGCCCATAATGGTAATCTTACCAATGCTAAGGAAATCCGTGAGGGGCTAATCAAAGAAGGAGCAATCTTTCAAAGCCATCTTGATACTGAAAATCTCATACATCTTATTGCGCGTAGTCAAAAAGAACATCTTAAAGACAGAATCATTGATGCTTTGCATTATGTCGATGGGGCGTATAGTTTTGTTTTCCTTTCGCGTAGCAAGATGTTTGTAGTCCGTGATCGCTATGGTTTGCGACCTTTGAGTTTGGGTAAGATTCATAATGAAGATGGAAGTATAGGATATATGGTCGCAAGTGAGACTTGCGCTTTTGATCTTGCGGGCGTAGAATTTGTGAGGGATATTGAACCCGGTGAGATGTTGATTTTTGATGGAGCTTATAGTTTTCAAAATTCCCAACCTCAAAGTATCAAAGTATTTGAATCTTCCCCTTTTTCTTGTGTGTTTGAATATGTGTATTTTGCGCGCCCTGATAGTAATGTTTTTGGACGCAATGTTTATCAAGCACGCAAACAAATGGGTATTGAGCTAGCAAAAGAGCATCAGATTCAAGCAGATATGGTGATCCCTGTCCCAGATTCTGGAGTGGCTGCTGCGATTGGTTATAGTAAGGAAAGCGGTGTTGATTTTGAGCTAGGAATCATTCGGAATCACTATGTCGGACGCACTTTTATCGAGCCTACTCAAAAAATGCGCGAAATCAAAGTGCGCTTGAAGCTTAATCCTATTAAAGAACTTATCAAGGGTAAAAGTATTATTGTTATTGATGATTCTGTTGTGCGAGGGACAACAAGCAAGCAGATTATCAAAATTTTGCGTCAAGCAGGTGCAAAACAGATTCATTTATTGATAAGCTCTCCTCCTACAATTTCACCTTGTTATTATGGCGTGGATACGCCTGATAAAGAATCGCTGATTTGTGCAAATAAAAGTATCGAAGAGGTGCGGAATTTTATTGGTGCGGATTCTTTAGGATTCTTATCTATAGAAGGCTTGCTTAGAAGCATAGCAGGAGATAAGCAAACATTTTGTAAGGCTTGTTTTGATGGGAAGTATATTGACACATATACGCTTACGCATACTAAAGGGTGCTGATGCGCGTTGTATTAAGTGTAGGGCGATATTTTAAAAAACGATTTGGTTTGCGTGTGCGAAAGATTCCTATTTCATTGCAGGGTTTTACTTGTCCCAATATTGATGGGTTTCTTGCAAAGGGCGGGTGTATTTATTGTGATAATGAGAGTTTCTCGCCAAGTCTTGTGAAGATTGATAAAATTTCTCAAACAAAGATGAATTTTTCACTCCAGCATAATCCTTTGTTAGACAGACAGATTCAGCAACTTGAAGAGCAGTTTCATTGGCACGCAGATTTTCATCAAGAAAAATTTGGCGTAAGCAAGTATATGATTTATTTTCAATCTTATACAAACACCTATGCGCCTTTTGACACACTTAAAACGCTTTATGATAGGGCTTTAAGTCTGCCTAATGTCGTAGGAATGAGTATTGGCACGCGTATTGATAGTGTGCAAGATTCTGTTTTGGAGCTTTTAGGAGAATATGTCAAGCAGGGTAAGGAAATTTGGCTTGAGTATGGTATCCAATCTGTTTATAATGAGACTTTGGCACTTACTAATCGTGCGCATAAGATTGAGGGTGCAAAAGAAATGTTTGAAAAAACTCGTGCCTTAGGTATTAAAGTGTGCGCTCATCTTATATATGGTCTTCCTAAAGAAACGCCCGATATGATGCTTCATTCTTTAGATTCTGTTTTGGAATGGGGGATTGATGGGATTAAAATCCACCCTTTGTATGTTGTTAATGGCACAAGACTTGCCAAAATGTATAAAGAAGGACAATATGAGCCTATCACTATGGAATGCTTTAGTGATTTAATTGTCAAATCTTTGCAAAAAATCCCTCCTGATATTGTGATTCAACGCATTAGTGCAGGGGCTCATGATGATACATTACTTGCACCTAAGTGGTGTTTTGATAAAAATATTCAAATGCGATATTTGAGGGATCGTTTAAGGGAAGTAGGGATTGAATACTAAAGGAGTTTTTTAAGTCTTTGTTTGCCAAACTCTACTGCAGGCTGGTCGTAAGTATTGATTTCAAAGAGATGTCCTACACAAGAGGTTAGAAGCTCAAAGTATGCAATGAGCATACCTACACTTTCTTCGCAAAGATGTGTGATACTGATTTCATCAGTCATAATCCCCTCATATTGTATCGTTTGCATGGTTGCTAATTGTTGTTTGTTAAGCAGGGTTGAGAAACCTTGCCCATTTACAAAATCCGTTGCTTCAAGGTATTTTAAGGAGATATTTGGAATGCGTGGCTCACGGCTATAAGTAGGATTTATACCGAGAAAAGTTACACTTTTGTCCATTATCCCTTGCACGATAAGCTGCAAAAAAGAATGTTGATCAATGCTTCCAATCAGAGCAATAGGAGTTAGACCTGTTTTTTCTCCTTTTGTATTGATTTTGCCAAGACTTTCGCCCCATAGCTGCACATACCAAGCATTAAAATCTTGAAACAAGCTTGAATAAGAAAACAATACATTTATCGGTGTTTGATTCTTGCGAGATGCAAATACTAAGGCTTTTTGCAAGATATGGTCTTCGGAGCGTTTAAAGAATCCTTGCATCATATTTTTTGCCCCATGAAGAAGAGCTTTTGTATCAAATCCGAGAATCCCTAGCGGCAGTATCCCTACAATACTTAAAATTGAAAAACGACCGCCAATGTTTGGGCAGAGTTTAAAATGCGTAAGATTCTCTGATGTTGCCCAATTTTCCAAAGGAGAATCTTGATCGGTGATAATAAGCAAATGTTTTTTGCTTGTTTCATTGCGTAGCAAATCATATTTTTGCAAAATAAATTTGAGCAATGAGGAAGTTTCGATTGTTGTGCCGGATTTAGAAATAACGATAAAGAGACTTTTTTGCATATCAATATTTTGAAGTGCGCAAGTGGTGTAAATGGGGTCAGTGTGTTCTAAAAATATAACTTGCATTGCTTTGCGTGCAGGCAAGTGTTTCAGAAGCGAATCAATTGCTTTAAGCCCTAGAGAACTCCCACCAATACCAACAATAATAAGATGAGAAATATTGCTCAAAAAGTCTTGATGATATTTAAGATAGTCTGCTGTCTCTTCAATCGCATTTTGTTCAAAAGGCAGATGATAATAGCCGCTTTTTTGAGAAAGCTTTTCTTGATAGATTCCCTCAAAAAGCGCATCTTGAAAGGAAGTAAGAGAATCTAGAAGCTCTTTATCAAAATGCAGTTTGAATTCAATCATTGTTTAGACTTAGTGTTGGCATACATATACACTCATATCAATCAAGCGATGAGTATAGCCCATTTCATTGTCATACCATGCAAGCACTTTAGCACTTTTTTCACCCACAACGATGGTTTTATCGGGCACGACAATTGCGCTAAAATTCGATCCGATAAAGTCGCTTGAAACGCGTTGTTCATCATCAACAAGAATTAGCCCCTTCATTGATGTATTCTGTGCGTCATAAAAAGCTTGATTGATAGAATCTTTGCTCACAGCTTTTTTGAGATTCACACTTAAATCCACCAAGCTGACATCGGGCGTAGGGACGCGTATCGCAATACCATTGAGTTTGCCGCTCAAGTGAGGCAATACAAGACCAATCGCTTTTGCTGCGCCTGTGCTTGTTGGAATCATATTAAGTGCTGCTGCGCGTGCGCGTCTTAAATCTTTGTGTTTGACATCAAGGAGATTCTGATCATTAGTATAGCTGTGTATTGTGCTCATTAGACCATCTTCGATACCAAAAGTATCATCAAGCACTTTGGCAATTGGAGCAAGGCAATTTGTCGTGCATGAAGCATTGGATATGACATTTTCACCTTTATAAGCAGTATGATTGACACCATAAACAAAAGTCGGTGTTTGGTCTGCGGGTGCAGAGATGACGACTTTTTTGACATTGCCCTTAAGATGCGCACTTGATTTTTCTGATGAATTAAATTTCCCTGTGCATTCAATGACACATATTGCTTCGCCAAAATCAAGATTGTTTGGATCTCTATCACTCAAGATTCTTACTTTTTGGCTTTTTCCAATGCGCAATGTGTGTTCATCAATTTTTTGCACTTCGCAAGAGCTATGCACAGAATCGTATCGGAGCAAATGCACTAAGGTGTCAATGTTTGTTGTCGTATTGATTGCTACTAATTCCACATCATCGCGTTTGCTTATAATTCTTATTGCGCAAAGCCCAATTCTGCCTGTGCCATTAACTGCCATTTTGAATGCCATAATATTCTCCTTCTCAAATCAAACAATGAAGCTAATATTTTAGCATAAATTAGGTGAATTCGCCTTAGAATCTTGATTTATCTCGTAAATGAATGTAGAATTTCAGATTAGAGTCCTTGTAGCTCAGCTGGATAGAGCACACGATTCCTAATCGTGAGGTCATGCGTTCAAATCGCATCAGGGACACCAAATTCTCATTATGTAATAGATTCTGTATGGTTTGTGTAAATCAGACTGATAGCACAAAACGATCAATCACATACCCTATCCACACAAATGCAATAAACAAACAAGCAATCAATTGGACAGCACTGCCCATATCTTTAGCTTTTTTAGCAAGTGGGTGAATCTCAAGACTTGTAAAATCAATCGCATTTTCAATCGCGGAATTGACTAATTCAGCAATGACAGAAATCACACAAGGTAGGATTAAAAGGATAAGTTCTTGCCAACTTTGTGCTAAGAAACAAGCCACAATACTCAAAATGATACTGATACTGAAAACTTGACGAAATCCCTCTTCTTCTTTCCACGCAGATTTGATGCCGTCAAGCGAGTAGAAAAAGGCATTATAGAGGCGTTTGAAGCCTCTTTTTCCTTTTTTATCGTTGCGTTTAATATCTTCCATTGTATTATTGATTTGCAGACACGATCAATTCGTAATTATCTTTGAGCAAAGCAGGGTTCTGCAAGAAATCATCAATACTAAGGAATTGCACTTCTTGCCCGCCTTTGACTTGGAATATCAAACTAATATCTTTTTTCTCACCTTTTAAAAGCAATACTAGATTATCAGCAAATGTCAGAATCTCCTCTTGATAGGGTAGCTCACCAAGAGCTAAGGTTACACCAAACAATGCTGCAGAGATAGCATTAGCAATATCACGCTCAAATTCTTCTTTTTTATAAGACAAGCCTTGTTTTTCTCGCTCTAACTTAGCGATATTGAAAAGATTTTCGCCTAAGCCTTTGTCTTTGATATGGAGATTGAAGTTTGAAAGTCGATAAAGTGTGTTTTTGTAATTTTCTTGTAGTTCTTCAATGTTTTCTACATCTGCAGCAAGTGCTTTGATATAGAAGTTTTCTACAATGTCTGCAATGTTAGATTCAGAAAATGATGGATCTTTGTAGCTTTCACTCCCACCAAATGTATAAGACGCGTTCCCAGCTTCTAATTCGCAATGTGAATCTTCGTCTAACTGATCTTGATTGGTATTAAGTTTAATTTTACATGACAAAGAGCGGGGGATAAAAGGTGTTGCTAACGCAGTATTTTCGATGATTGCATTATTAGCATTTTGAAGAGCATTGATGTGCATAGCTTTGATTTTTGTATCAATTTGCAATGCAGAACGATCCATGCTGATGATTTCAAATCCAGCATCTTGCATTATGAATTCGATTGGGGTTTGATCTTCACCCAAAACGATTTCTTTACTGAAACAGCTTACATTGATTAAACCGCTACATTCAAAGGGTTTATATGATTTAAGTAAAGGATATTCTTTTGCCATTTTCTCCATTGTTTGATTCAAACTCGTTTGGAGATGTGATTTGATTTCTTTGCTCTTAGAGGACAATATAACCCCTAAACCTACGGCTAAAATAGCCCCTATTACCAATATAATAACAACGATTTTTTTCATTTGTTGATCCTTTTGAATGTGAAAATTAGTAGGAATTATAGAATAAAAATAATAAATTTTGCCAAAGATTCTGTAGAAAATGAGAGAAAGTATCTCTAGCCTAAGGGCTAGAGACTAAAATTATTTTGCAGGTTTTGCTTCGTTGGAGATTTGATCAATTACCTTGAAATTATAAGGTTTGGTATTTTTGTCTAAATCAAGCAATTCTTGTGGAGCAGCACCATTGATTTCTTGATGCTTGTAGTAGCGTTCTCCTGCAGAATGCCCATTCACATCGACTTTATAAGTGATCTCACCCGGATTGAATTTTTGAATATCTTCAAATCCAAGATTCGAAGTCTTAAAGCCTTTGATACCATTTTGATTGGCGATTTCAACGAGTTTAGTTTGACCCATTCTTGCCATTTCAACAGCTTGAAGAAGCATTCGGCTTGCTTCTCGAGGATTGTGGAATCCTGTAGAGTTTTCTGCACCGACAAAATCTCCCCTCATTTGACCTTTTCTGTGGAGTTCTAGTGGTT
It encodes the following:
- the hisH gene encoding imidazole glycerol phosphate synthase subunit HisH, which translates into the protein MKVGIVDYQVGNLGSVQNAFSKIERDSKKSLDVCIESDPCKLRFYDKLLLPGVGAFGDAMKHLYDSQMIESLNEFARSGKALLGICLGMQLLFDSSEEFGFHQGLGLIEGKVIGFDKARTQNLKIPHMGWNRCILTPQGKASALFEQTNEPYFFYFVHSFHAKTQEQYVLAYCEYGYTFPAIVNKENIFGIQAHPEKSHDMGLKLLENFLKL
- a CDS encoding catalase produces the protein MKHSLLTSSVGRPIGDNQNTQSVGARGPLLLQDTWFLEKLAHFDRERIPERVVHAKGSGAYGELTITNDISSYSCAKIFAQVGKKIPLFIRFSTVAGERGSSDSERDPRGFAVKFYTEEGNWDLVGNNTPVFFIRDPLKFPDFIHTQKRDPRTNLKNPTAQWDFWSLTPEALHQITTLMSDRGIPRTFRHMHGFGSHTFSFINAKNERFWVKFHFKTMQGIENLSAKEAQRLSGEDPDSHQRDLYESIQKGDFPKWRFCVQIMPESDAKTYRFHPFDVTKVWSHKDYPLIEVGIVELNKNPENYFAEVEQAAFNPANIIPGIGYSPDRLLQGRLFAYGDTQRYRLGINHTQLPVNAPKCPFATTHRDGLMQNGEAGSKLNYNPSSLPGYADDGAFKEPTLDTHKFQESSMIAHWDYRADDADYYTQPRDLYHLMSEKQKDELCENIANSMVGVPKDIIDLAISHFRKVDEDYANRILRFSK
- the trxB gene encoding thioredoxin-disulfide reductase; the encoded protein is MIDLAIIGGGPAGLSAGLYATRGGIKNVVLFEKGMPGGQITGSSEIENYPGVKDIVSGMEFMEPWQEQCFRFGLTHKMAEVSKISKKDDVFYIHQADGSVDEAKAVIFAAGGRPKRSGVKGEDEYWGKGVSTCATCDGFFYKNKEVVVLGGGDTALEEAVYLSRICSKVYLVHRRDTFRAAPSTIEHVKQNDKIEIITPAVVEEIKGDASGVNAIVIKKTQSGEILTLNVLGIFIFVGYDVNTGILKQDDDSMLCECDAYNSIKVDLSMKTNIPGLFAAGDVRINAPKQVVCAAGDGATAALQAIAYLEHK
- the dapB gene encoding 4-hydroxy-tetrahydrodipicolinate reductase; this translates as MLKVGVFGATGRVGKMLIEEILNHHKHFALSSVYVRNELHYSLPSSTMVTDSLEVLLQSSDVVIDFSSPQATKSLLEQALLQPKPIVIGTTGLDSSIYHLIEEASVKMPVLYATNMSRGVAILNKIAASVAAILEESDIEISEIHHRYKKDSPSGTALTLAKSCAKARGLNLDNIRISGRDGNIGARSKEEIAVMSLRGGDVVGRHTVGFYLDGEYLELTHNATSRLTFAKGALEVASWLAHQKNGLYSIEDALGLH
- the purF gene encoding amidophosphoribosyltransferase; this translates as MESWNEECAVVGVYNVDNASVLSYYALFAMQHRGQEASGISASNGSKITTIKNNGLVTKIFTDRRLAKLQGRSAIGHNRYSTAGEDSINDAQPIFARYDLGEIAIAHNGNLTNAKEIREGLIKEGAIFQSHLDTENLIHLIARSQKEHLKDRIIDALHYVDGAYSFVFLSRSKMFVVRDRYGLRPLSLGKIHNEDGSIGYMVASETCAFDLAGVEFVRDIEPGEMLIFDGAYSFQNSQPQSIKVFESSPFSCVFEYVYFARPDSNVFGRNVYQARKQMGIELAKEHQIQADMVIPVPDSGVAAAIGYSKESGVDFELGIIRNHYVGRTFIEPTQKMREIKVRLKLNPIKELIKGKSIIVIDDSVVRGTTSKQIIKILRQAGAKQIHLLISSPPTISPCYYGVDTPDKESLICANKSIEEVRNFIGADSLGFLSIEGLLRSIAGDKQTFCKACFDGKYIDTYTLTHTKGC
- a CDS encoding TIGR01212 family radical SAM protein (This family includes YhcC from E. coli K-12, an uncharacterized radical SAM protein.) yields the protein MRVVLSVGRYFKKRFGLRVRKIPISLQGFTCPNIDGFLAKGGCIYCDNESFSPSLVKIDKISQTKMNFSLQHNPLLDRQIQQLEEQFHWHADFHQEKFGVSKYMIYFQSYTNTYAPFDTLKTLYDRALSLPNVVGMSIGTRIDSVQDSVLELLGEYVKQGKEIWLEYGIQSVYNETLALTNRAHKIEGAKEMFEKTRALGIKVCAHLIYGLPKETPDMMLHSLDSVLEWGIDGIKIHPLYVVNGTRLAKMYKEGQYEPITMECFSDLIVKSLQKIPPDIVIQRISAGAHDDTLLAPKWCFDKNIQMRYLRDRLREVGIEY
- a CDS encoding glucose-6-phosphate isomerase, giving the protein MIEFKLHFDKELLDSLTSFQDALFEGIYQEKLSQKSGYYHLPFEQNAIEETADYLKYHQDFLSNISHLIIVGIGGSSLGLKAIDSLLKHLPARKAMQVIFLEHTDPIYTTCALQNIDMQKSLFIVISKSGTTIETSSLLKFILQKYDLLRNETSKKHLLIITDQDSPLENWATSENLTHFKLCPNIGGRFSILSIVGILPLGILGFDTKALLHGAKNMMQGFFKRSEDHILQKALVFASRKNQTPINVLFSYSSLFQDFNAWYVQLWGESLGKINTKGEKTGLTPIALIGSIDQHSFLQLIVQGIMDKSVTFLGINPTYSREPRIPNISLKYLEATDFVNGQGFSTLLNKQQLATMQTIQYEGIMTDEISITHLCEESVGMLIAYFELLTSCVGHLFEINTYDQPAVEFGKQRLKKLL
- the gap gene encoding type I glyceraldehyde-3-phosphate dehydrogenase codes for the protein MAFKMAVNGTGRIGLCAIRIISKRDDVELVAINTTTNIDTLVHLLRYDSVHSSCEVQKIDEHTLRIGKSQKVRILSDRDPNNLDFGEAICVIECTGKFNSSEKSSAHLKGNVKKVVISAPADQTPTFVYGVNHTAYKGENVISNASCTTNCLAPIAKVLDDTFGIEDGLMSTIHSYTNDQNLLDVKHKDLRRARAAALNMIPTSTGAAKAIGLVLPHLSGKLNGIAIRVPTPDVSLVDLSVNLKKAVSKDSINQAFYDAQNTSMKGLILVDDEQRVSSDFIGSNFSAIVVPDKTIVVGEKSAKVLAWYDNEMGYTHRLIDMSVYVCQH
- a CDS encoding diacylglycerol kinase, yielding MEDIKRNDKKGKRGFKRLYNAFFYSLDGIKSAWKEEEGFRQVFSISIILSIVACFLAQSWQELILLILPCVISVIAELVNSAIENAIDFTSLEIHPLAKKAKDMGSAVQLIACLFIAFVWIGYVIDRFVLSV